The nucleotide window cgatttgttttcatttcattccgaGGTTTATTCTCGCACTCTCTCCATCATAAAAGTCGGCATGTACTGCTGCATGATTTTGAAATCCATTGTGatcttttcttattttcacaCTGTTCTGCACTGAATTTGACATTTTTCACGAAATCTTACTAGGAATTTCCTAGTTTTTTTGCCAGGGATTGTGGCGTTCTCAACTTCGTTGGTGTTTTAGGTGTGATTAAATTTTGACAGTTTGATTAAAGTTAATTAACGATCCAGCATGGAACTGTTAGCTAATCGATTTCGAAACAAAACGCTTCGCCCAaagtacaataaatataacatgCTTTATATACCATTTTATACGTAAACTGTATTCCTTTACTTTAGTAACCAAGTTTAGTTTGTCAAGAATCTTGCACTAAGCCATATGACTAACTTTTTGCCGTTATAAATCGTATAAGCGCatccaataaaaattaaaatatatttataattttaaattaaaatttccctAATATTATCCATATTTGAAGACGGCTTATAACCACTGATATAGACTCGTAAGTGAAAACAGCTTATGAGGCATTTCATAAGCATGAGATTAACTGAATCTAATCATCTAATTACCATGTACCAGTACTACTACAACTAGTTGAAAATTCGTGATACGTTCCATGAGCGTCCAATCAAATGTTTCGATACTTATACTCACATTATATTAGAACACAAAATAATAGGAAAAAATCTAAATACtccttatttaattttatttattcttacaaaactaatccatattaatattataaatgcgaaagtaactctgtctgtctgttactttTTCACGCCTAagcggctgaacggattttgatggaatttggtatggtgatagatgataacctcgaaatggtcataggctataaataatcacgccatcgttcttagggggtagacagtaggcagaaaactgaattgagttagtgatttttagtcatttttgttgggacttttgctctttgacgtctaaacggctgaaaggatattgatgaaatttagtaaggtaatagatagttacctaaaaacggatataagatcaaaatgagcacatcatcgtacttagggggtaggaagtaggcggaaaactgaattgagttagtgatttttttatggcttttgctgggagttttgctctatcatgttCCGGACGAAGTCGCGGGTAAAAGCTAGTTTGATATAAATCTTTACTTAACCAATAATAATGcttacaattattaaaatatattaagtatAAAGTTTTAAAGCtgaatcttaacataaaatgtaaacaatttaaCATTCACAGCTAACGCTATTTTTAAACCAGACTTAATTTAAGCCCGTCCAGTTATAGAATATCAGTcgttaagtttaatttttccgACAGCTTCGTTTTTCGACAGCAAAGTTAACATTTTGCAATGTCCAACCTTCGATATGTtatttatcatcatcatcaccagaAATCTCTTTAAAAGTGCTCTTCGGTGGCACCGCTACAGGTTCTTCCACATTATCCTTACGCAAAAAATCAGGAGCGTCCCATGGTTGAGTTTCAGCCGAAccgaaaattacgaaaatcaaGTTACCAATGAAGAAAATAGCCGCAGAAATTATGAATACTAATTGCCATTCAGAGCGGTTGTGCTGGAAAGGAAAggaatttattagaaaataatgaACTTTTGTTTTCACGAATCATGCAAATCCCAACTCACCACATCTGAAACTATGACACCCACAACCAGTGGCGTAATCAGCGGCATACTGTTTGCCAAGGGATTTATGATCCCCATGACAACACCAGCATGATTTGGTGACAAGTCTATTGTACTGAGCATACAGCCGATGGTGGCACCGCCATTTAAGCCGACATTCATCGTCATTAAAGTAATAGCCAAAGCTTTGTTGCTATCATCGAGGAATCCCACGCCGATCAGCAGAAATGCTGGCAACCACAATCCCATCGTATTGGCGATCTTACGTACCGCCGTCAAGGAGAGCCAATTCTTTGCGACCGCCATATTTCCGAAGAAGAGATATGTATAGGACATAATCCAACGCGCTATGTATGGTAGCGCCGAGTAGAACGCATTACTTTTAATATCCATATTTAATACCCCATTCATGTACGAGGGAATTTGCGATTGCATAGTGGTGATACCCCATGCTTGAGAACTGAGTACTAAAAGTAGTGATAAAAATGGCACGGATGTGAGCATCGCAAACCATGGTATTGGTATTCTCTTCTTATGGAAATCCTCTTCACGTTTCATTGAAGTTTCAATATACTCGCACTCGGCTTTCGTTATAAAACGTGAAGATGGT belongs to Zeugodacus cucurbitae isolate PBARC_wt_2022May chromosome 6, idZeuCucr1.2, whole genome shotgun sequence and includes:
- the LOC105209371 gene encoding putative inorganic phosphate cotransporter isoform X1, translated to MSEKKIEAELDKGPRFGIRHIQTVLLFFCATVAFMSRLNISVAIVAMTNAASTNPNFEEFDWTEKQKSYIISCFYWGYVITQFPGGYLSRRFGSKIVIGISLFGSALCTLLTPFLVPWGGWQVFCALRIVQGLCQAAIFPAIHHHIAKWSPPHERIIFGALIYSGMDCGTVLAMLVSGFIASSPIGWPGISYVSAGICFVWCILWINLGSNDPPSSRFITKAECEYIETSMKREEDFHKKRIPIPWFAMLTSVPFLSLLLVLSSQAWGITTMQSQIPSYMNGVLNMDIKSNAFYSALPYIARWIMSYTYLFFGNMAVAKNWLSLTAVRKIANTMGLWLPAFLLIGVGFLDDSNKALAITLMTMNVGLNGGATIGCMLSTIDLSPNHAGVVMGIINPLANSMPLITPLVVGVIVSDVHNRSEWQLVFIISAAIFFIGNLIFVIFGSAETQPWDAPDFLRKDNVEEPVAVPPKSTFKEISGDDDDK
- the LOC105209371 gene encoding putative inorganic phosphate cotransporter isoform X2, whose protein sequence is MSRLNISVAIVAMTNAASTNPNFEEFDWTEKQKSYIISCFYWGYVITQFPGGYLSRRFGSKIVIGISLFGSALCTLLTPFLVPWGGWQVFCALRIVQGLCQAAIFPAIHHHIAKWSPPHERIIFGALIYSGMDCGTVLAMLVSGFIASSPIGWPGISYVSAGICFVWCILWINLGSNDPPSSRFITKAECEYIETSMKREEDFHKKRIPIPWFAMLTSVPFLSLLLVLSSQAWGITTMQSQIPSYMNGVLNMDIKSNAFYSALPYIARWIMSYTYLFFGNMAVAKNWLSLTAVRKIANTMGLWLPAFLLIGVGFLDDSNKALAITLMTMNVGLNGGATIGCMLSTIDLSPNHAGVVMGIINPLANSMPLITPLVVGVIVSDVHNRSEWQLVFIISAAIFFIGNLIFVIFGSAETQPWDAPDFLRKDNVEEPVAVPPKSTFKEISGDDDDK